The DNA window ccgtttttttttaacagaaacgTGGTCACTATTGCTATCCTCTTCGCTTTCAGAATCGCGATAACGCTTTTTTAAcgcttttgtttctttatgctttatttttttcatcgattttatCAAATCTTTCGTACTAATATTATCTTTCAATTGTTTATATTTCGTGGTTAACAAGAGATCTAAGTTTACCTCATCTTCACTACTATcctctttcaatttttttttctttttttgactTTTGTTTTTAGTAGATTGTTGCTCCagctataaaattatataaattatacatatattaatgaaGGTAGGTGcagtatatataaatattcggCATAAACAATacagcaattaattttgtcaaaatttaaattaaaggaatttttaattttgcaaaaatataacaatataaatatctatatcAGTGTACTTACTAATTCCTTaagttgttttaatttaacaggATTTTTCAGAAGCTGATTTCTGgtctctatttctttcttttttataacatatagAGGATCTTCTTGCATTTTTCTAGCCAAATCCACTTGTTCATTGCCAGAGAAAAATCGTAGTGATGGTGGAATGCATTCTGAAACCATATTAGTATTACAAAAATCTGTTATTCAAATACTTGTTcatcaattatatatacatatttatacagTATCTATATTCACCATATTCAACATGATTCTTTGATGTTTTATTTTGCTCCACATCTTTTTCTGCCTGTTGCATTTGCTCAAATGCCTTATCAACTGGCCTTCCCAACAGATATTCTTCTCTGTTAATTATCTGATTTGGTCCTTTATACATCCAATCTAATTTCTTATCATACTTTTCTTCTACACCTTGTTCAATAGcacatctcctttttaaaTCTTCCATGTCTCTTTCCATTTCAATGCTTTTCTTTAACTTGGCTATCCTCATATTCTCTTGACTGTTCTGTTGTTCtgcctttcttttcttttccatattttttacACTAGATGGATGCCATGCCTTTTTCGaattctataaatatatacaatgttatttaaaatataagacaAATTGTattcttgatttttaaataatttcttttctttgtaaataaattataatacttacTAAATTTCCACCTCCCATCTTGA is part of the Cardiocondyla obscurior isolate alpha-2009 linkage group LG14, Cobs3.1, whole genome shotgun sequence genome and encodes:
- the LOC139108243 gene encoding pre-mRNA-splicing factor CWC25 homolog; translated protein: MGGGNLNSKKAWHPSSVKNMEKKRKAEQQNSQENMRIAKLKKSIEMERDMEDLKRRCAIEQGVEEKYDKKLDWMYKGPNQIINREEYLLGRPVDKAFEQMQQAEKDVEQNKTSKNHVEYECIPPSLRFFSGNEQVDLARKMQEDPLYVIKKKEIETRNQLLKNPVKLKQLKELLEQQSTKNKSQKKKKKLKEDSSEDEVNLDLLLTTKYKQLKDNISTKDLIKSMKKIKHKETKALKKRYRDSESEEDSNSDHVSVKKKRHKRRKKQKRNTSDSESDSDSTDSSTDSNSKSIVKLQKEDSKKKHDKLYLKSDIKLDDYEKRVRKTKTSEDKNSRYEESKRYKEYSTSSKRRYDNNEPRDSSRNKYDDKRKYSATRQNDTMISNSKKIPTTKSISGSDKFKDRNQDKYKSKVGSGLTEKEKEQRRKEMMANAVWRDKEREKNVKVYREQEKKEEQNTSYNKDFIRKQLVVATEMGTVASRIKANINNIQRFGQTMNTNFAKR